The genomic region ACTGGAGACCTATGAGGCGCTCTGTCGCCGGCTCGGGGAACGTCCTGCGGACGTGGCACTCGCCTGGCTGCTTCACCAAGAATCCGTCACGGCTCCGATCATTGGGCCGCGCACGGTGGAGCAATTGAACGAGAGCATCCGGGCACTGGCCCTCACCTTGAACCGCGAGACGTTGAAGCGGCTGGACGAGATCTTTCCCGGTCCCGGCGCTCCCGCGCCGGAAGCCTACGCCTGGTGAGGGCCGATCCGCTGACCATTACGGACGTTCGTCCGGTATCAGCACCGCCTTGGGCGGCTGGCTTTCGACCGGCGGGCCATCAATTGGACGGTCCGTCATTTCGGGGGAAGCCTGCTGCGCCAGCTGATTGACGGGTAATCGGCCGGAGGCGCTGGCCGTACCTTCCAGCACAATATCCGCAACCAGATTGTCACCGGTAGACAGCAGTTGACTCGCTTGCTGCCTGGCCAGGAGCAGATCCATCGTCAGCCCCCCGGCTTTGTGATGACCGCTCAGCGCGGTTTTCATATTGGCCACGCGCTGCGAGAGATCGATGATGGCGGCCTGTTCCAGCCGCGGTCTCAACTCAGCGTCGACGACCTGCCAGTAGCCGGTCTTGATGCCATCCAGGGCGATTTTGGTCTCATCCGCCATCTGGAGATCCGGCATCATGATCGAGCTCCCGTCCGCTTCCAGCCGGGGCGTCGCCCAGTAGTACAAGGTTCCTTCTACATTCCCGCTCGTGACGACGGAAAACAGCGTGCGGCCATTGGCGTCCGCTGCCGTCACCCGTTCGATCATGATCGTCGTCTTGCCGAACGTCGCGGGAAGTTTCATCTCTTGATGGAACAGCCGCTGCTGTAACTGCTGATTCATGAACGCGTAGGGTACCGGCACGCTCAACAGGACGCGGTACGGTTGACCGTCCGGAATCGGCGCCGTGCTGTCCATGCGCACAGGCAGGGGAGACGCACCGGTCTGGAGCTGGCAGGGTGTCTGAAACAATGCCACCGGTGTTTGACGGGCGGCGCCGACGATGGTGGTTTGTTCGGCCGGCCCTTTCATCGACCCAACGATGAAGTCCTTCGCCTTACCGTACAAACACAGTTGTGTCTCGGACGATTTGACGGCCACCGGCTCCTGAAGATGGTCCCAGACGGTCGCGACTGGCACCACGAAGCCGGCCTGCTCCACTGATCGCACGATGTTTTGCTTGACGGCTTCTATCCTCATCAACTCCGCCAATTGCGCTTTCAACGGGGCATTGAACATGTTGCACTTATTGTCGCTTTCAGGTCTGAGGTTGATCGACATCTGAGACTCGCCCAGCGTCACATGCAACCCGTCCGGTTGTTCGCCGAGAAGCAATCGACCGGTACCTTCGATGACCGGATAGACCGGATCGAGCCGGCAGGCCCTGGCGGCATTCGATGCCACTTCTCCGCGATACAACGCCTGATATCTCACCAGACCGTCCTTGATCACGACCTGCGGTTCACCCTCGCGCACGAAGCGCCAGCGATAGGCTTCTTCCAATGGATGATTGATTTCGGTGAACTGCGACGGCAGCGCCGCCTGGATAGTCCGTTGGACCGGAGACAAATCCGCCGTAATAGTGACCGGCAGGAGCGACTCAGGCGCCTGCGCCTGTTTCTGCCGGGGACTGAGCGGCTGAACGGCCGGCGGGGTCTTGCCCAATTGAGGCGGAGGCTGCGGCTTTGAGGAAGTCGGAGGAATCGTATGGCTGCATCCCACCACGAACAGTGTCATCGCGGCGAACACGAACGCGGAAGTCGAGGCGGATGATCTCCCACTCATATAAAAAACCTCCTTGTTGTTATCTCTCGGGCTCTCACCATGTTTCAGGGATGACAGTCGATCGTGCAAGGCATGTACCGATACAGAATGAAGACGATGAAAGAGCCATTGCCCCGCTCTAGATGGAGTTTCCGAAGATTTCCTCCGGCAAAACGCCTCGACACCTCATGACAAGTTGTCCCGTCTATGACGAGAGTTCTCCCGTCTTACGAGGAAGACTAGGACAATCCCTCGTTCAGATTTGCCCGCGCGGCGCTATGGTTTGATAGATTCGTTGAATGAAGGACGATCTTGCGACGGAAGATGTTCGAACATCACATTGATACAGACATTAGTTTGCTTGACGGACCTGAACCCAACGCCTATGGTGCAGAGGTGGGAGGAGTGAACGCCCGGGGGAATATGGTTCAACAGGGGGTCGAGCGCTGAGGATGGTGTGCAAGCCCAGCTCGTACTGGGAAGCCTAAAGTCCTCCCAAGACCTCCGCCGTACCTGCTGACTCTCGGTAGGTGCGTGGCTCCTCCCACCCTAATCAGCCGCTGAAAAGGCTCGCCGGCTACGTTCTCATTCGCTTCCAGCTCGCTGTACCGATAAGAGTACGACTCGCCCGTTTCACTGCCTCGTGGCCGGACGACGTCACTCAGTGCGTCACAGAAAATCTTCAGCGCCGGCGACGTGAGATCGTTCGAATTCGAGGCTCGGCTATTTGCCTCTCCGCATGTTTTGTGGTACCAAGACACAGTGCAATTAATCTTGAGAGGATGAATGGCGAAGCAGACAGCGTCCGCTCCGGTTGTCGGGTCCGCTCCTTCCGCGTCACGATCTCCTGAAGCAGCCGTTCAAAAACAGTCTTCCGCAAAGCCCGCGCAGCAGGTGACGGCGGTCGAGATGGGTGCGCGCCAGCGGGAGATCTCCGTCTCGGAATTTTTCACGAAGAACCGGCATCTGCTCGGCTTCGATAGTCCAAGAAAATCCCTCCTGACCTGCGTGAAGGAAGCCGTCGACAATGCACTCGATGCGAGCGAGGAAGCCGGCATTCTTCCGGACGTCACCGTCCGGCTGGAAGTCGTCCCGACGAACGGCACGACGCCGCCGGCAAGTCAGGCGACACGCTTCCGCATCACCGTCACCGACAATGGCCCCGGCATCGTCCGGCAGCAGATTCCCCGCATTTTCGCGAAGCTGCTCTACGGCTCCAAGTTTCACCGCATGCGCATGAGCCGAGGCCAGCAGGGCATCGGCATCTCCGCCGCGGGCATGTACGGCCAGCTCACGACCGGCAAGCCGGTGAAGATCATCTCGCGCACGGGACCGCGCGCGGCCGCGCACTTTTTCGAGGTGCAGATCGACACGAAGAAGAACGAGCCGCTCGTTCATGAGAACAAGCAGATCGACTGGCATCAGCCTCAGGGCACGGAGGTCACGCTCGAAGTCGAAGGCAAATATCAGAAGGGCCGGGCATCGGTGGACGAGTGGCTCGAGCAGACGTCCATCGCCAATCCGCACGTCAGGCTGATCTACCATACGCCGGAAGGGGAGACGAAGGAGTACCCGAGGACGTATCACGAACTGCCGCCGTCGCCGCGCGAAATCAAGCCGCATCCCTACGGCATCGAGTTCGGCATGTTCCTGAAAATGCTGCAGGACACCAAGAGCCACGGCGTCGCGGGATTCCTGACCAGCGACTTCTGCCGCGTGTCTCCGCAACTCGCCGAAGACATGTGCAAGGCCGCCAAGGTCTCGCCCAATCTGGCGCCGCGCGCCCTCAAGGGACCGGCGGCCGAGGCGCTGTACCGAACCATTCAGGACACGAAGATCATGGCGCCGCCGACGAATTGCATCTCGCCCATCGGCGAGAAGGCCATCCTGTCCGGCCTCTACAAGCAGATCAAGGGCGAATTCTACACGGCGGTCAGCCGGCCGCCCGCCGTCTATCGCGGCAATCCTTTCCTGATCGAAGCAGGTTTGGCCTACGGCAACCGGCCCGTGGATCAAGCGAAGCCGCAACAGCCGGTGCAGCCCAAGGCGGAAGGCGAGGACGAAGAAGAAGACTCCGAACTGGCACGGGTGATCCGCTATGCCAATCGGGTCCCGCTGCTGTATCAGCAGTCGGCCTGCTCCACGTTCAAGGCCGCCCTGAGCACCACATGGAAACATTACGGCGTCTCGCAATCACGCGGTGCATTGCCGGCAGGACCGATGGTCATTTTCGTTCATATGGCCTCGGTGTGGGTGCCCTTCACGAGCGAATCGAAAGAGGCGATCGCCGACTACGATGAGATTCAGAAGGAAATCACGCTGGCTCTCCGCGAGTGCGGCAGACGTCTGGGTCTCTTTCTCCGCCGGCGCGAACGGGCGGCGAGCGAGTTCCGGCGCCGAAATATCTTCGAGCTCTATATCGAAGAGGTCGTCGAGGCCTGCGACCGTCTGAAGGGCGGCACGCTGCCGAAAGCCAAATTGAAGGCTCAACTTCAGAAGATCGCCTCGTCACGCACCGGCGGCGCCAAGACCGACGAGGCCTTGGGCAAGACCGGCGGCGGGCCGGAAGGATTGCCCCATTCGATCATCGTCACGGCGGACGGGGTCGAGGGAGACGTGGTGGTGGCCTCGCCAGTCGAAACCGACGCCGCAGCCGCCCCCGCTGAAACCGACCTGCTCGGCAATGCGCCGGAGGAGGAGACCCCGGCGCGGACTCGTCCGGACAGGATGAAGCCGCCGAAAGCGGGAACCGGCGGAATGAAGAAACGGCCTTCCCCGCAAATACCGCTCTTCGACAAGGCAAAGCCATCGGGGAGGTCGAAGAAGCCGGCTCATCCCGCACCACGGGGAAAGAAATAAGTCATGGCCGCTGAAAGCAAAAAAAAGACGACCGTCGTCGGACGAAAACTGATCGGACTTGCCGACGTCGTGATCGGCGCCGCGGAACGTTCCAAAGATCCGACCTTCTCCATCCCCATTCGCGCGCTGTCCAACGTCTCGTTCAATCCACGCAAGGGGTTGATCGAGATGGGCGACAAGAAACA from Nitrospira japonica harbors:
- a CDS encoding DUF4403 family protein, with the protein product MSGRSSASTSAFVFAAMTLFVVGCSHTIPPTSSKPQPPPQLGKTPPAVQPLSPRQKQAQAPESLLPVTITADLSPVQRTIQAALPSQFTEINHPLEEAYRWRFVREGEPQVVIKDGLVRYQALYRGEVASNAARACRLDPVYPVIEGTGRLLLGEQPDGLHVTLGESQMSINLRPESDNKCNMFNAPLKAQLAELMRIEAVKQNIVRSVEQAGFVVPVATVWDHLQEPVAVKSSETQLCLYGKAKDFIVGSMKGPAEQTTIVGAARQTPVALFQTPCQLQTGASPLPVRMDSTAPIPDGQPYRVLLSVPVPYAFMNQQLQQRLFHQEMKLPATFGKTTIMIERVTAADANGRTLFSVVTSGNVEGTLYYWATPRLEADGSSIMMPDLQMADETKIALDGIKTGYWQVVDAELRPRLEQAAIIDLSQRVANMKTALSGHHKAGGLTMDLLLARQQASQLLSTGDNLVADIVLEGTASASGRLPVNQLAQQASPEMTDRPIDGPPVESQPPKAVLIPDERP
- a CDS encoding DNA topoisomerase VI subunit B — its product is MAKQTASAPVVGSAPSASRSPEAAVQKQSSAKPAQQVTAVEMGARQREISVSEFFTKNRHLLGFDSPRKSLLTCVKEAVDNALDASEEAGILPDVTVRLEVVPTNGTTPPASQATRFRITVTDNGPGIVRQQIPRIFAKLLYGSKFHRMRMSRGQQGIGISAAGMYGQLTTGKPVKIISRTGPRAAAHFFEVQIDTKKNEPLVHENKQIDWHQPQGTEVTLEVEGKYQKGRASVDEWLEQTSIANPHVRLIYHTPEGETKEYPRTYHELPPSPREIKPHPYGIEFGMFLKMLQDTKSHGVAGFLTSDFCRVSPQLAEDMCKAAKVSPNLAPRALKGPAAEALYRTIQDTKIMAPPTNCISPIGEKAILSGLYKQIKGEFYTAVSRPPAVYRGNPFLIEAGLAYGNRPVDQAKPQQPVQPKAEGEDEEEDSELARVIRYANRVPLLYQQSACSTFKAALSTTWKHYGVSQSRGALPAGPMVIFVHMASVWVPFTSESKEAIADYDEIQKEITLALRECGRRLGLFLRRRERAASEFRRRNIFELYIEEVVEACDRLKGGTLPKAKLKAQLQKIASSRTGGAKTDEALGKTGGGPEGLPHSIIVTADGVEGDVVVASPVETDAAAAPAETDLLGNAPEEETPARTRPDRMKPPKAGTGGMKKRPSPQIPLFDKAKPSGRSKKPAHPAPRGKK